The following are encoded together in the Deinococcus soli (ex Cha et al. 2016) genome:
- a CDS encoding DUF11 domain-containing protein codes for MQPDFKRIATTLSALLAVSVPAGAQDISTSLPLTTVGDRLMWTVGDQDLNLEVPLDGPVRLELYSPRLDQSDYRADTYYGDEQYDANRSQVATTFTVLREDGSTLLERTFTPGQHSWETLLDQDLPAGRYRIRAATGGNGKNTFAIRLAGVSAEVNADQISVNVHSREWVPAVNVTSDGRTHTLRMYDGDGPQELQARLRDTEGNLYPLPVSADLTYTDLLLPARAGTYTVELRQPATARQFSNTVGFGLIRAGSPAPISVARVDQTGMLGVTAELILPGETRPTTAQVTVGKTPVTVSGSFERRVAPGTYPITAAPVPGAQVSVSGDVTVPRDGRGDARVQIRPDVSLDLQTDKLEVCQGDTVTLRARAATDFQGDLPLNLSLDVPGLGDRQEKTGTLNAAAPGELSFTAAATRPGPLTVTARLAPWNLERQVQITVLADSTALQLERTAPDTASVGDQITLGLTLRNTSSQTVTYRVRDDLPAGLEATSSTEFTGVLAPGETRTLTHTARVTQPGTHTLTARVGTDRCAATQTTSAQIQVQAPQPEPDPTPAPQAQRSSSVTLPFDAPAQASELVIAHAIPTGAQYVPGSARLNGQPLADPLRGPSGTLYWTLPGAAQRAGTAVPGTITYDLSHTGTLGELPAPALLARYKGERSEVLQGRVDEGDLRAARPLGSAQATLSENPGAIKFPLQGSLIRIRDRINITVEVPQDAAQPLTVNGQVISEDRIGETTTDPTRGVRRLTYVGVPLRAGLNTLQLGADTVTVQLVGTTARTEITPVSLIADGATPIRLKIRTLDASGNPTGQASVTLTSTLEPLAPDANPGESGYQVHLEDGEGELVLQPQSAPTTLKLRVQQGQDILTRSFDIRPDDSRVGVGMISATLGLDGNLNLSDDLTWQARASLETPLAGGKLYVAADKDGLPTEQDTLKRFAAFGDASIQSTPLQGIDPVAARYDHPTLRAEYRRSSLPIDVLPVGEQLTALTVTSKSNPQLSGFVALVPEDRAQDTLTPEGTRLLRLSRGNVAEGSDTLVVQTLERGTGKLLAQQTLARNVDYILDTRTGIITLARALDDTDASLNDIRVQATYRLNNPADQRQLAYGAQIKYQAGQATIGAAAISLDGTVTAGARATYDNGTTRTDGLLAYSGGFQASADLSTTLGRSTVQARIRYQDGQYRGLAPLTPGLNANASVTTQHTTSLSSSVQTEYHNTLGTAAKDIQGGSVTARADYRLAPFSVGAGVKYAYGDQYGLGAVLSAGYHRAPVDVDITHTQPLAGAAGGNLDPITTVATRYAITDTITLGVTDEINWKTGQRAILTLDSRLGSTNYQVAYDLPTAGGQGNRARFGVTTTVALSDQLTAGLRGSATYALNTREPQLGAGLDLNYKTQTLSATTGTDLTYSNKGFGVVLRGGVSGSLSDHLTLTADGLAEFGAGKNGQRAAIGFAYRNRTFNALGSARYVNGTLAGNQPELSSNLAAEYRQPTWAARAGLDTRTLLNDSGSFTAQLGLSGTYYLTDRIGIGAWGRALTQPGSGTTQYGYGLEASYRALPGTWITAGYNPQGFTGLGNTYTRQGAYLRLDLTLDDTLGK; via the coding sequence GTGCAACCGGACTTCAAGCGCATCGCCACGACCCTCTCGGCCCTGCTGGCCGTGAGCGTCCCGGCCGGCGCACAGGACATCAGCACCAGCCTGCCCCTCACCACCGTCGGCGACCGCCTGATGTGGACCGTGGGCGACCAGGACCTGAACCTGGAAGTCCCGCTGGACGGCCCCGTACGGCTCGAGCTGTACAGCCCGCGCCTGGACCAGAGCGACTACCGCGCCGACACCTACTACGGTGACGAGCAGTACGACGCCAACCGCAGCCAGGTCGCCACCACCTTCACCGTGCTGCGCGAGGACGGCAGCACCCTGCTGGAGCGGACCTTCACGCCCGGCCAGCACAGCTGGGAAACCCTGCTCGACCAGGACCTCCCCGCCGGGCGCTACCGCATCCGCGCCGCGACCGGCGGCAACGGCAAGAACACCTTCGCGATCCGCCTCGCGGGCGTCAGTGCCGAGGTGAACGCCGACCAGATCAGCGTCAACGTCCACTCCCGCGAGTGGGTCCCGGCCGTGAACGTCACCAGCGACGGCCGCACCCACACCCTGCGCATGTACGACGGCGACGGGCCCCAGGAACTCCAGGCCCGCCTGCGAGACACCGAAGGCAACCTGTACCCCCTGCCGGTCAGCGCCGACCTGACCTACACCGACCTGCTCCTGCCCGCCCGGGCCGGAACCTACACCGTCGAACTGCGCCAGCCGGCCACCGCCCGCCAGTTCAGCAACACCGTCGGCTTCGGCCTGATCCGCGCCGGGAGCCCCGCGCCCATCTCCGTCGCCCGCGTCGACCAGACCGGCATGCTGGGTGTCACCGCCGAACTGATTCTCCCCGGCGAGACCCGCCCGACCACCGCGCAGGTCACCGTGGGTAAGACCCCTGTGACAGTTAGTGGCAGTTTCGAGCGCCGCGTCGCCCCCGGAACGTACCCCATCACCGCCGCGCCCGTCCCCGGCGCGCAGGTCAGCGTCAGCGGCGACGTCACCGTCCCCCGCGACGGCCGGGGCGACGCCCGCGTGCAGATCCGCCCCGACGTGAGCCTCGACCTGCAGACCGACAAGCTCGAGGTCTGCCAGGGCGACACCGTCACCCTGCGCGCCCGCGCAGCCACCGACTTCCAGGGCGACCTGCCCCTGAACCTCAGCCTGGACGTTCCCGGACTCGGCGACCGCCAGGAGAAGACCGGCACCCTGAACGCTGCCGCGCCCGGCGAACTGAGCTTCACGGCCGCCGCCACCCGGCCCGGCCCGCTGACCGTCACCGCCCGCCTGGCCCCCTGGAACCTGGAACGCCAGGTGCAGATCACCGTCCTGGCCGACAGCACCGCCCTGCAACTGGAACGGACAGCCCCCGACACCGCCAGCGTCGGCGACCAGATCACCCTGGGCCTCACGCTGCGCAACACCAGTAGCCAGACCGTCACGTACCGCGTCCGCGACGACCTGCCCGCCGGACTCGAGGCGACCAGCAGCACCGAATTCACCGGTGTCCTCGCCCCGGGCGAGACCCGCACCCTGACCCACACCGCCCGCGTCACGCAGCCCGGCACGCACACCCTGACCGCCCGCGTCGGCACCGACCGCTGCGCCGCCACCCAGACGACCTCCGCGCAGATCCAGGTCCAGGCGCCCCAGCCTGAACCGGACCCCACGCCCGCCCCGCAGGCCCAGCGCAGCAGCAGCGTCACCCTGCCCTTCGACGCGCCCGCCCAGGCCAGCGAACTCGTGATCGCGCACGCCATTCCCACCGGCGCGCAGTACGTGCCCGGCAGTGCCCGCCTGAACGGCCAGCCGCTCGCCGACCCGCTGCGCGGTCCCAGCGGCACCCTGTACTGGACCCTGCCCGGCGCCGCCCAGCGCGCAGGCACCGCCGTGCCCGGCACCATCACCTACGACCTGAGTCACACCGGCACCCTGGGCGAACTGCCCGCCCCCGCCCTGCTCGCCCGCTACAAGGGCGAACGCAGCGAAGTCCTCCAGGGCCGCGTGGACGAGGGCGACCTGCGCGCCGCCCGCCCCCTCGGCAGCGCCCAGGCCACCCTGAGCGAGAACCCGGGCGCCATCAAGTTCCCCCTGCAGGGCAGCCTGATCCGCATCCGCGACCGCATCAACATCACCGTCGAAGTGCCCCAGGACGCCGCGCAGCCCCTGACCGTCAACGGCCAGGTCATCAGTGAGGACCGCATCGGCGAGACCACCACCGACCCCACCCGCGGCGTGCGCCGCCTCACCTACGTCGGCGTTCCCCTCCGGGCGGGCCTGAACACCCTGCAACTCGGCGCGGACACCGTCACCGTGCAGCTGGTCGGCACCACCGCCCGCACTGAGATCACCCCCGTCAGCCTGATCGCCGACGGCGCCACCCCCATCCGCCTGAAGATCCGCACCCTGGACGCCAGCGGCAACCCCACCGGACAGGCCAGCGTCACCCTGACCAGCACCCTCGAACCCCTCGCACCCGACGCCAACCCCGGCGAGAGCGGCTACCAGGTGCACCTGGAGGACGGTGAAGGCGAACTGGTCCTGCAACCCCAGTCCGCCCCCACCACCCTGAAACTCCGGGTGCAGCAGGGCCAGGACATCCTGACCCGCAGCTTCGACATCCGCCCCGACGACAGCCGCGTCGGCGTCGGCATGATCAGCGCCACCCTGGGCCTCGACGGGAACCTGAACCTGAGTGACGACCTGACCTGGCAGGCCCGCGCCAGCCTGGAAACGCCCCTCGCCGGCGGCAAATTGTACGTCGCCGCCGACAAGGACGGCCTGCCCACCGAACAGGACACCCTCAAACGCTTCGCGGCCTTCGGGGACGCCAGCATCCAGAGCACCCCGCTACAGGGCATCGACCCGGTCGCCGCCCGCTACGACCACCCCACCCTGCGCGCCGAGTACCGCCGCAGCAGCCTGCCCATCGACGTGCTGCCGGTCGGCGAACAGCTGACCGCCCTGACCGTCACCAGCAAGAGCAACCCCCAGCTCAGCGGCTTCGTCGCCCTGGTCCCCGAAGACCGCGCGCAGGACACCCTGACCCCCGAAGGCACCCGCCTGCTGCGCCTGAGCCGCGGCAACGTCGCCGAGGGCAGCGACACCCTGGTCGTCCAGACCCTGGAACGCGGCACCGGCAAACTGCTCGCCCAGCAGACCCTGGCCCGCAACGTCGACTACATCCTCGACACCCGCACCGGCATCATCACCCTGGCCCGCGCCCTGGACGACACCGACGCCAGCCTGAACGACATCCGCGTGCAGGCCACCTACCGCCTGAACAACCCCGCCGACCAGCGCCAGCTCGCCTACGGCGCCCAGATCAAATACCAGGCCGGACAGGCCACCATCGGCGCCGCCGCCATCAGCCTCGACGGGACCGTCACCGCCGGCGCCCGCGCCACCTACGACAACGGCACCACCCGCACCGACGGCCTGCTCGCGTACTCCGGCGGTTTCCAGGCCAGCGCCGACCTCAGCACCACCCTGGGCCGCAGCACCGTCCAGGCCCGCATCCGCTACCAGGACGGGCAGTACCGCGGCCTCGCGCCCCTCACCCCCGGACTGAACGCCAACGCCAGCGTCACCACCCAGCACACCACCAGCCTCAGCAGCAGCGTTCAGACCGAATACCACAACACCCTCGGCACCGCCGCAAAAGACATACAGGGCGGCAGCGTCACCGCCCGCGCCGACTACCGCCTCGCGCCCTTCAGCGTCGGCGCCGGCGTCAAGTACGCCTACGGCGACCAGTACGGCCTCGGCGCCGTCCTCAGCGCCGGGTACCACAGAGCCCCCGTCGACGTGGACATCACCCACACCCAGCCCCTCGCCGGCGCGGCCGGCGGCAACCTCGACCCCATCACCACCGTCGCCACCCGCTACGCCATCACCGACACCATCACCCTCGGCGTCACCGACGAGATCAACTGGAAGACCGGCCAGCGCGCCATCCTCACCCTCGATAGCCGCCTGGGCAGCACCAACTACCAGGTCGCCTACGACCTCCCCACCGCAGGCGGCCAGGGCAACCGCGCCCGCTTCGGCGTCACCACCACCGTCGCCCTGAGCGACCAGCTCACCGCGGGCCTGCGCGGCAGCGCCACCTACGCCCTCAACACCCGCGAACCCCAGCTCGGCGCCGGGCTCGACCTGAACTACAAGACCCAGACCCTCAGCGCCACCACCGGCACCGACCTCACCTACAGCAACAAGGGCTTCGGCGTCGTCCTGCGCGGCGGCGTCAGCGGCAGCCTCAGCGACCACCTGACCCTCACCGCCGACGGCCTCGCCGAATTCGGCGCCGGAAAAAACGGCCAGCGCGCCGCCATCGGCTTCGCGTACCGCAACCGCACCTTCAACGCCCTCGGCAGCGCCCGCTACGTCAACGGCACCCTCGCCGGGAATCAGCCCGAACTCAGCAGCAACCTCGCCGCCGAATACCGCCAGCCCACCTGGGCCGCGCGTGCCGGACTCGACACCCGCACCCTCCTGAACGACTCCGGCAGCTTCACCGCGCAACTCGGCCTGAGCGGCACCTACTACCTCACCGACCGCATCGGCATCGGCGCCTGGGGCCGCGCCCTCACCCAGCCCGGCAGCGGCACCACCCAGTACGGCTACGGCCTCGAAGCGTCCTACCGCGCCCTGCCCGGCACCTGGATCACCGCCGGGTACAACCCCCAGGGCTTCACCGGCCTGGGCAACACCTACACCCGCCAGGGCGCCTACCTGCGCCTCGACCTGACCCTCGACGACACCCTGGGCAAATAA
- a CDS encoding isopeptide-forming domain-containing fimbrial protein: MNRVLTTMSALLALSTTTQALTPAGTEIINQASAEYIAPESGTPSTAVSNVIRTVVQAVCSVSVTPDGTVAQPGQSAALLPGEGAVFTYTVVNTGNTTEAFPVTVQQEAGTITPGTRVVHDRNGNGRADADEPAVTSVTLAPEARAQLLLVVAASAAQGDAYLNLVSSCAGGENRDANNVSVVRVGPPPVLGVQKTFSPALVRPGTETTVTVTTSNTGQGESREVILTDLLAEQIARGLSFVPGSARTNVGTLEYTTDGTTWSAAETAPVRGVRVRVPSLAPGGSVQLTFRMLASAAAEGQQVVNTATAQTGQDQTSGSATADVRYQPAVAIGPVGTPEAPEATPADQQSKPFAVAGQQVCFDHTAKNTGDVQDNYRVTVTYPQGGATATLYGENGQPLVQPLTLAPGQTAFVRVCYDAQPGGLNALITIQGDRGTSNTTSDVIGSVQGGLPELRKSYVATAKNEQGQTVPVPDGGTVSVGDTITYTLTIRNPYTLPLTNVVVTDPIPAHLDATAVDQGGVLSGVSGAQTATWTLGTLNPGESRSLTIVTTVSARAVDGEALKNTFNLVSTELPRPLPSNEVQTPVWSAKLLIEKTVSAPEATYGDKLTYTLKITNQSATTAISDATVTDTPARGLEYVPGSSTLGGKPLADPAITAGVLTWQAGQIPAGQSITITYQTRVTPEATGQLVNTVIVSGRGAGGVARAIASNRATATTKLNPLKFSPLADIVGTVFVDRNRNGLFDPLLDLAVPRARVLLAGGREVLTDARGRYSFPHVPTGTHALRLDPNTTPYPPLHVPQDRGLSGTQSVFVRGLTSVDFPLAPLGGQIDALRRTTLTVGDVRLDKAVYAVDGGYVVTLRLTTPRRLEGLTLTDPLPQGAVLKEGRNIHTGTVEAGELNLTYRFDWTGEPRAATTDPDLSWRY, from the coding sequence GTGAACCGAGTCCTGACCACCATGAGCGCCCTGCTCGCCCTGAGTACCACCACCCAGGCCCTGACTCCGGCCGGGACCGAGATCATCAACCAGGCCAGCGCCGAGTACATCGCCCCGGAGTCCGGGACGCCCAGCACGGCGGTGTCGAATGTGATCCGCACCGTCGTGCAGGCCGTCTGCTCGGTCAGCGTCACCCCGGACGGCACGGTCGCGCAACCAGGCCAGAGCGCCGCGCTGCTGCCCGGCGAGGGCGCGGTCTTCACGTACACGGTCGTGAACACCGGCAACACCACCGAAGCCTTCCCCGTCACGGTCCAGCAGGAGGCCGGGACCATCACGCCCGGCACGCGCGTCGTCCACGACCGCAACGGCAACGGCCGCGCCGACGCGGACGAACCCGCCGTGACCAGCGTCACCCTCGCGCCGGAAGCGCGCGCGCAGCTGCTGCTGGTCGTGGCGGCCAGCGCCGCGCAGGGCGACGCGTACCTGAACCTCGTCAGCTCCTGCGCGGGCGGCGAGAACCGCGACGCGAACAACGTCAGCGTCGTCCGGGTCGGCCCGCCCCCCGTGCTCGGCGTCCAGAAGACCTTCAGCCCCGCCCTGGTCCGCCCCGGCACGGAAACCACCGTCACCGTCACCACCAGCAACACCGGCCAGGGCGAGAGCCGCGAGGTCATCCTGACCGACCTGCTGGCCGAGCAGATCGCGCGCGGCCTGAGCTTCGTGCCCGGCAGCGCCCGCACGAACGTCGGCACCCTGGAATACACCACCGACGGCACCACCTGGAGCGCCGCCGAGACCGCCCCGGTCCGTGGTGTGCGCGTGCGCGTGCCCAGCCTCGCACCCGGCGGAAGTGTCCAGCTGACCTTCCGCATGCTGGCCAGCGCCGCCGCCGAGGGCCAGCAGGTCGTGAACACCGCCACCGCCCAGACCGGCCAGGACCAGACCAGCGGCAGCGCCACCGCCGACGTCCGCTACCAGCCGGCCGTCGCCATCGGCCCGGTCGGCACCCCCGAGGCACCCGAAGCCACCCCCGCCGACCAGCAGAGCAAACCCTTCGCGGTCGCCGGGCAGCAGGTGTGCTTCGACCACACCGCCAAGAACACCGGCGACGTGCAGGACAACTACCGCGTGACCGTCACCTACCCGCAGGGCGGCGCGACCGCCACACTGTACGGCGAGAACGGCCAGCCGCTCGTGCAGCCCCTGACGCTCGCCCCCGGCCAGACGGCCTTCGTGCGGGTGTGCTACGACGCGCAGCCCGGCGGCCTGAACGCCCTGATCACCATCCAGGGCGACCGCGGCACCAGCAACACCACCAGTGACGTGATCGGCAGCGTGCAGGGCGGCCTGCCAGAACTCCGGAAGAGTTACGTCGCCACCGCGAAGAACGAGCAGGGGCAGACCGTCCCGGTTCCCGACGGCGGCACCGTCTCGGTCGGGGACACCATCACGTACACCCTGACGATCCGCAACCCGTACACGCTGCCCCTGACGAACGTGGTCGTCACCGACCCGATCCCCGCGCACCTCGACGCGACCGCCGTGGACCAGGGCGGCGTGCTCAGTGGGGTCAGCGGCGCGCAGACCGCCACCTGGACCCTCGGCACGCTGAACCCCGGTGAGAGCCGCAGCCTGACCATCGTCACGACCGTCAGCGCGCGCGCCGTGGACGGCGAGGCACTGAAGAACACCTTCAACCTCGTCAGCACCGAACTGCCCCGCCCCCTGCCCAGCAACGAGGTCCAGACGCCCGTCTGGAGCGCCAAACTGCTCATCGAGAAGACCGTCAGCGCCCCCGAGGCCACCTACGGGGACAAGCTGACCTACACCCTGAAGATCACCAACCAGTCCGCCACCACCGCCATCAGTGACGCCACCGTGACCGATACCCCCGCCCGCGGCCTGGAGTACGTCCCCGGCAGCAGCACCCTGGGCGGCAAGCCCCTGGCCGACCCGGCCATCACCGCCGGCGTCCTGACCTGGCAGGCCGGACAGATCCCTGCCGGGCAGAGCATCACCATCACCTACCAGACCCGCGTGACCCCCGAGGCGACCGGACAACTGGTCAACACCGTCATCGTCAGTGGCAGGGGCGCCGGGGGCGTGGCGCGCGCCATCGCCAGCAACCGCGCCACCGCCACCACCAAACTCAACCCCCTGAAGTTCTCCCCGCTGGCCGACATCGTCGGTACGGTCTTCGTGGACCGCAACCGCAACGGCCTGTTCGACCCGCTGCTTGACCTGGCGGTCCCGCGCGCCCGCGTGCTCCTCGCCGGGGGCCGCGAGGTCCTCACCGACGCCCGGGGGCGCTACTCCTTCCCGCACGTCCCCACCGGCACGCACGCCCTGCGCCTGGACCCCAACACCACCCCCTACCCGCCCCTGCACGTCCCGCAGGACCGCGGCCTGAGCGGCACCCAGAGCGTGTTCGTGCGCGGCCTGACGAGCGTGGACTTCCCGCTCGCCCCGCTGGGCGGCCAGATCGACGCGCTGCGCCGCACCACCCTGACCGTCGGCGACGTCCGCCTGGACAAGGCCGTGTACGCCGTGGACGGCGGCTACGTCGTCACGCTGCGCCTGACCACCCCGCGCCGCCTGGAGGGCCTGACCCTGACAGATCCCTTACCGCAGGGCGCCGTCCTGAAAGAAGGCAGAAATATTCACACGGGTACCGTGGAAGCAGGTGAACTGAACCTCACCTACCGCTTCGACTGGACGGGCGAGCCACGGGCCGCCACCACCGATCCAGATCTGAGCTGGAGGTACTGA